One Cucurbita pepo subsp. pepo cultivar mu-cu-16 chromosome LG20, ASM280686v2, whole genome shotgun sequence genomic window carries:
- the LOC111783229 gene encoding serine carboxypeptidase-like — MATSFSHGCLSFLLLLAVPLASATSPDKEQPTISSTINYPILQAEKLIRDLNLFPKDSINIAAEDPSFSSSGIIEKSFQFPFVGRKGQGPSVQDLGHHAGYYPLPHTKSARMFYLFFESRSSKKDPVVIWLTGGPGCSSELAMFYENGPFQIASNLSLVWNDYGWDKASNLIYVDQPTGTGFSYTSDDEDIRHDEEGVSNDLYDFLQAFFSEHKEFAGNDFYITGESYAGHYIPAFASRVHQGNKEKQGIHINLKGFAIGNGLTNPEIQYKAYTDYALEMGLIGKSDFDSINKLVPGCEKAIKTCGADGGNACVSSYIVCNQIFNRIMDVIGDKNYYDVRKECIGNLCYDFSNMEKFLNEKSVRNALGVGDMDFVSCSSKVYSAMLMDWMRNLEVGIPALIEDGIKVLVYAGEYDLICNWLGNSRWVHEMNWSGQKAFAASKIVPFLVDGKEAGLLKTHGPLAFLKVHNAGHMVPMDQPKAALEMLQSWMQGKLALEETNEKVSPK; from the exons ATGGCAACTTCTTTTTCTCATGGTtgtctttctttccttcttctccttGCTGTACCATTGGCATCTGCAACTTCTCCGGACAAAGAGCAACCAACCATATCTTCAACTATCAACTATCCAATTCTTCAAGCAGAGAAACTCATTAGAGACCTTAACTTGTTTCCCAAGGACTCCATTAACATTGCAGCAGAAGACCCTTCATTTTCGTCTTCTGGGATCATCGAGAAAAGCTTTCAGTTCCCTTTCGTTGGAAGAAAAGGTCAAGGTCCATCAGTTCAAGATCTTGGCCACCATGCTGGATATTATCCTCTTCCTCATACTAAATCAGCAAG GATGTTCTACTTATTCTTTGAATCAAGAAGCAGCAAGAAGGACCCTGTTGTGATATGGTTAACAGGAGGGCCAGGGTGCAGCAGTGAGCTTGCTATGTTCTATGAAAATGGTCCTTTCCAAATTGCAAGCAACTTGTCTCTTGTTTGGAATGACTACGGCTGGGATAAG GCATCAAATCTTATTTATGTTGACCAGCCCACTGGAACTGGTTTCAGTTACACTTCTGACGATGAAGACATTCGTCATGATGAAGAAGGTGTTAGCAATGACTTGTATGACTTCTTGCAG GCATTTTTTAGTGAACATAAAGAATTTGCTGGAAACGACTTTTACATCACTGGTGAATCGTATGCCGGGCACTACATTCCTGCATTTGCCTCCAGAGTTCACcaaggaaataaagaaaagcaGGGAATCCACATAAATCTTAAG GGTTTTGCGATCGGTAACGGTCTTACCAATCCTGAAATTCAGTATAAAGCATACACAGATTATGCCTTGGAAATGGGATTGATTGGAAAATCTGACTTCGACAGCATAAACAAGTTGGTTCCAGGCTGTGAGAAGGCAATCAAAACTTGTG GTGCTGATGGAGGAAATGCTTGTGTATCTTCTTACATCGTCTGCAACCAAATATTCAATAGAATCATGGACGTCATCGGAGACAAAAAC TACTATGATGTTAGAAAGGAATGCATTGGAAATCTTTGTTATGACTTCTCAAACATGGAGAAATTCCTTAACGAAAAATCAGTAAGGAACGCACTCGGAGTCGGGGATATGGATTTTGTGTCATGCAGTAGTAAGGTGTACAGTGCCATGCTTATGGATTGGATGAGAAATCTTGAGGTTGGCATTCCAGCTCTGATTGAGGATGGAATAAAGGTGCTGGTGTATGCTGGTGAATATGATCTGATATGCAACTGGCTCG GGAATTCAAGGTGGGTTCATGAAATGAATTGGTCTGGTCAGAAGGCATTTGCAGCATCCAAAATTGTTCCATTCCTAGTTGATGGCAAAGAAGCTGGGCTTCTCAAAACCCATGGTCCTCTCGCTTTCCTAAAG GTTCATAATGCTGGTCATATGGTGCCAATGGATCAGCCAAAGGCTGCACTTGAAATGCTGCAGAGTTGGATGCAGGGGAAACTTGCATTAGAGGAGACAAATGAAAAAGTTTCTccaaaatga